The following coding sequences are from one Streptomyces sp. NBC_00536 window:
- a CDS encoding MarR family winged helix-turn-helix transcriptional regulator, translating into MQYEMYAELARQLTGIGAVKRDLARTLPAECPPGAAAVLTVLDRHGEMRLSRLAELLAVDISVTSRHVAHVAERGWIARETDPGDGRCRILRLTPAGRALLLELGARHTAALERALGDWSAEDITALTTLLARLRSSF; encoded by the coding sequence ATGCAGTACGAGATGTACGCCGAGCTGGCCCGCCAGCTCACCGGGATCGGCGCGGTCAAGCGCGACCTCGCCCGTACCCTCCCGGCCGAGTGCCCGCCCGGCGCCGCCGCCGTCCTCACCGTCCTCGACCGGCACGGGGAGATGCGGCTCAGCCGCCTCGCCGAGCTGCTCGCCGTCGACATCTCCGTGACCAGCCGGCACGTGGCCCACGTGGCCGAGCGCGGCTGGATCGCCCGCGAGACCGACCCCGGCGACGGCCGCTGCCGGATCCTGCGCCTCACCCCGGCGGGCCGCGCCCTGCTCCTCGAACTCGGCGCCCGCCACACGGCCGCCCTGGAGAGAGCACTGGGCGACTGGTCCGCCGAGGACATCACCGCACTGACCACTCTGCTGGCCCGACTCCGATCGAGCTTCTAG
- a CDS encoding RNA polymerase sigma factor SigF, protein MSVEQGSSKVLTLVKSETPAVSDRTEAPPAPTAPTPTATAPNDTRTLSRSLFHRLAALDADSPDRAYVRDTLIELNLPLVRYAAARFRSRNEPMEDIVQVGTIGLIKAIDRFDCERGVEFPTFAMPTVVGEIKRFFRDTSWSVRVPRRLQELRLALTKASDELAQKLDRSPTVPELAAVLGVSEEDVVDGLAVGNAYTASSLDSPSPEDEGGEGSLADRLGYEDTALEGVEYRESLKPLLAKLPPRERQIIMLRFFANMTQSQIGEEVGISQMHVSRLLTRTLAQLRQGLIGE, encoded by the coding sequence ATGTCCGTAGAACAGGGCAGCTCCAAGGTGCTCACGCTCGTCAAGAGTGAGACGCCGGCTGTGTCCGACCGCACGGAAGCCCCGCCAGCGCCCACAGCGCCCACGCCCACGGCCACGGCGCCCAATGACACCCGCACCCTCTCCCGCTCCCTGTTCCACCGGCTCGCCGCACTGGACGCGGACAGTCCCGACCGGGCGTACGTACGCGACACCCTGATCGAGCTGAACCTGCCGCTGGTCCGCTATGCGGCCGCCCGCTTCCGCAGCCGCAACGAGCCGATGGAAGACATCGTCCAGGTCGGCACCATCGGCCTGATCAAGGCGATCGACCGGTTCGACTGCGAACGCGGCGTGGAGTTCCCGACGTTCGCGATGCCGACCGTCGTGGGCGAGATCAAACGCTTCTTCCGCGACACCTCCTGGTCCGTCCGCGTCCCGCGCCGGCTCCAGGAGCTGCGGCTCGCGCTGACCAAGGCGAGCGACGAGCTGGCCCAGAAGCTGGACCGCTCGCCGACCGTGCCCGAGCTGGCCGCCGTACTCGGGGTCTCGGAGGAGGACGTCGTCGACGGCCTCGCCGTCGGCAACGCGTACACCGCCTCCTCGCTGGACTCGCCCTCTCCCGAGGACGAGGGCGGCGAGGGCTCTCTCGCGGACCGCCTCGGGTACGAGGACACCGCGCTCGAAGGCGTCGAGTACCGCGAGTCGCTCAAGCCGCTGCTCGCCAAACTCCCGCCCCGGGAGCGGCAGATCATCATGCTGCGCTTCTTCGCCAACATGACCCAGTCGCAGATCGGCGAAGAGGTCGGCATCTCGCAGATGCACGTCTCCCGGCTGCTGACGCGCACCCTGGCCCAGCTGCGCCAGGGCCTGATCGGCGAGTAG
- a CDS encoding RNA polymerase sigma factor SigF, with the protein MTSATVTIAPRAPSTRGADTRALTQVLFGRLKGLEPGTSEHSRVRGALIEANLPLVRYAAARFRSRNEPMEDVVQVGTIGLINAIDRFDPERGVQFPTFAMPTVVGEIKRYFRDNVRTVHVPRRLHELWVQVNAATEDLTTLHGRMPTTPEIAERLRIGEDEVLSCIEAGRSYHATSLEAAQEGDGMPGLLDRLGYEDPELTGVEHRDLVRHLLVQLPEREQRILLLRYYSNLTQSQISAELGVSQMHVSRLLARSFARLRSANRIEA; encoded by the coding sequence GTGACCTCGGCCACCGTCACCATCGCCCCGCGCGCCCCCAGCACCCGCGGCGCCGACACCCGGGCCCTGACCCAGGTGCTCTTCGGGCGGCTCAAGGGCCTGGAACCGGGCACCAGCGAGCACAGCCGGGTCCGGGGGGCCCTCATCGAGGCGAACCTCCCGCTCGTGCGGTACGCGGCCGCCCGCTTCCGCAGCCGCAACGAGCCCATGGAGGACGTGGTCCAGGTGGGCACGATCGGGCTCATCAACGCGATCGACCGGTTCGATCCGGAACGCGGGGTCCAGTTCCCCACGTTCGCGATGCCGACCGTCGTGGGCGAGATCAAACGGTACTTCCGCGACAACGTCCGCACCGTCCACGTACCGCGCCGCCTCCACGAGCTGTGGGTCCAGGTCAACGCGGCCACCGAGGACCTCACCACGCTCCACGGACGCATGCCCACGACCCCCGAGATCGCCGAGCGGCTGCGCATCGGCGAGGACGAGGTGCTGTCCTGCATCGAGGCGGGCCGCTCGTACCACGCGACCTCGCTCGAAGCCGCCCAGGAGGGCGACGGCATGCCGGGGCTGCTCGACCGGCTCGGCTACGAGGACCCCGAGCTGACCGGGGTCGAGCACCGCGACCTCGTCCGCCACCTGCTCGTCCAGCTGCCCGAGCGCGAGCAGCGGATCCTGCTCCTGCGCTACTACAGCAACCTGACACAGTCCCAGATCAGCGCGGAGCTGGGAGTGTCCCAGATGCACGTCTCCCGGCTGCTCGCCCGGAGCTTCGCGCGACTGCGGTCCGCGAACAGGATCGAAGCGTGA
- the tadA gene encoding tRNA adenosine(34) deaminase TadA: protein MRLALSEAARAVPAGDVPVGAVVLGPDGSVLSTGYNEREATGDPTAHAEVVAIRRAAARLGEWRLPGCTLVVTLEPCVMCAGALVQSRIARVVYGASDEKAGAAGSLWDLVRDRRLNHRPEVVPGVLAEECARQLTDFFRNL, encoded by the coding sequence ATGCGCCTGGCGCTGTCGGAGGCCGCCCGGGCGGTCCCGGCCGGTGACGTACCGGTCGGCGCCGTCGTCCTCGGCCCGGACGGGAGCGTGCTCTCGACCGGGTACAACGAACGCGAGGCGACCGGCGATCCGACCGCGCACGCCGAAGTGGTCGCCATCCGCCGAGCCGCCGCGCGGCTCGGGGAATGGCGGCTGCCCGGGTGCACCCTCGTGGTGACCCTGGAGCCGTGCGTGATGTGCGCGGGCGCGCTCGTACAGTCCCGGATCGCCCGCGTCGTCTACGGCGCGAGCGACGAGAAGGCGGGCGCCGCCGGGTCGCTCTGGGACCTCGTACGGGACCGCAGGCTCAACCACCGGCCCGAGGTGGTCCCCGGCGTGCTCGCAGAGGAGTGCGCGCGGCAGCTGACGGACTTCTTCCGGAACCTGTGA
- a CDS encoding tRNA adenosine deaminase-associated protein — translation MYFAALLARTEDGWEASDTDLDNVESLTDLIDLARSTAVDDDTVVALIEQEDAWFGVVRVDGEEDPRIFVSNAAAASRSSYGSMLTDELLGSDEEEDELDELDLDGTEDGEEDVVAVFEQGSSTEDDVDDEEGAGAEPVPAGPLGDPRLLDDLGVGHKELLDLDGDALSQIAESLGATEVLEAVR, via the coding sequence GTGTACTTCGCCGCACTGCTCGCGCGCACCGAAGACGGGTGGGAAGCGAGCGACACGGATCTCGACAACGTCGAGTCGCTGACCGATCTGATCGATCTCGCCCGTTCCACCGCTGTCGACGACGACACGGTGGTCGCCCTCATCGAGCAGGAGGACGCCTGGTTCGGCGTCGTCCGCGTGGACGGGGAGGAGGACCCGCGGATCTTCGTCTCGAACGCCGCCGCGGCCTCCCGCAGCTCCTACGGCTCGATGCTCACCGACGAGCTGCTCGGCAGCGACGAGGAGGAAGACGAACTCGACGAGCTGGACCTCGACGGCACCGAGGACGGTGAAGAGGACGTGGTCGCCGTCTTTGAGCAAGGGTCCTCCACCGAGGACGACGTGGACGACGAGGAAGGGGCCGGCGCCGAGCCGGTGCCCGCGGGGCCGCTCGGCGACCCCCGGCTCCTCGACGACCTCGGAGTCGGCCACAAGGAACTGCTGGACCTCGACGGGGACGCGCTCTCGCAGATCGCCGAATCGCTCGGCGCGACCGAGGTGCTGGAGGCCGTTCGCTAG
- the upp gene encoding uracil phosphoribosyltransferase: MRIHVVDHPLVAHKLTTLRDQRTDSPTFRRLADELVTLLAYEATRDVRTEQSDIITPVGPTTGVKLSYPRPLVVPILRAGLGMLDGMVRLLPTAEVGFLGMVRNEETLEASTYATRMPEDLSGRQVYVVDPMLATGGTLVAAIQELIKRGADDVTAVVLLAAPEGVEVMERELAGAPVTVVTAAVDERLNEHGYIVPGLGDAGDRMYGSAE, from the coding sequence ATGCGGATTCATGTCGTCGACCACCCGCTGGTGGCGCACAAACTCACCACTCTGCGCGATCAGCGCACGGACTCCCCGACCTTCCGGCGGCTCGCCGACGAGCTGGTGACCCTGCTCGCCTACGAGGCCACGCGGGACGTCCGCACCGAGCAGAGCGACATCATCACTCCGGTCGGCCCGACGACGGGTGTCAAGCTCTCCTACCCGCGCCCCCTCGTGGTGCCGATCCTGCGCGCCGGTCTCGGCATGCTCGACGGCATGGTGCGGCTGCTGCCCACCGCCGAGGTCGGCTTCCTGGGCATGGTCCGCAACGAGGAGACCCTGGAGGCCTCCACGTACGCGACGCGCATGCCCGAGGACCTCTCCGGGCGCCAGGTCTACGTCGTGGACCCGATGCTCGCCACCGGCGGCACGCTGGTCGCGGCGATCCAGGAACTGATCAAGCGGGGCGCCGACGACGTCACCGCCGTGGTGCTGCTGGCCGCGCCCGAGGGCGTCGAGGTCATGGAGCGCGAGCTGGCGGGCGCGCCGGTGACGGTCGTGACCGCCGCCGTGGACGAGCGCCTCAACGAGCACGGCTACATCGTGCCGGGCCTGGGCGACGCGGGCGACCGCATGTACGGCTCCGCCGAATAG
- a CDS encoding LytR C-terminal domain-containing protein, with the protein MSMLTPPGLGGKYRVTGTAYPRMRRPRRRRRIVFAVLGAVVALSLLGYGALQLIDVFRGDSGKRPTAAGAKDCAKTAANAKTAKDTAGGARGEPAGAPKAAPAAALPQPGQITVNVYNATPRAGLAKAVGEELKKRGFLLGHVGNAPADFEKKVTGPGILLGSPRTDKAAFSVLGAQLAGATPQTDAREGTDIDLILGDSFKELTKKEDADKTVALLAHPKPAPAATC; encoded by the coding sequence ATGAGCATGCTCACTCCCCCCGGCCTGGGCGGAAAGTACCGCGTCACCGGGACCGCGTACCCCCGCATGCGCCGCCCCCGGAGACGACGTCGGATCGTGTTCGCCGTGCTCGGCGCGGTCGTCGCGCTATCACTGCTCGGCTACGGAGCGCTGCAGCTCATCGACGTCTTCCGGGGCGACAGCGGCAAACGCCCCACCGCCGCCGGCGCCAAGGACTGCGCGAAGACCGCCGCGAACGCGAAGACCGCCAAGGACACGGCGGGCGGCGCCCGGGGCGAACCGGCCGGTGCGCCCAAGGCCGCTCCGGCGGCCGCGCTGCCCCAGCCCGGCCAGATCACCGTCAACGTCTACAACGCCACCCCGCGCGCGGGCCTGGCCAAGGCCGTCGGCGAGGAACTGAAGAAACGCGGCTTCCTCCTCGGGCACGTCGGCAACGCCCCCGCCGACTTCGAGAAGAAGGTCACCGGACCCGGGATACTGCTGGGCTCGCCCAGGACCGACAAGGCCGCCTTCTCCGTACTCGGCGCGCAGCTGGCCGGCGCCACCCCGCAGACCGACGCCCGCGAGGGCACGGACATCGACCTGATCCTCGGAGACTCCTTCAAGGAGCTGACGAAGAAGGAGGACGCGGACAAGACGGTGGCCCTCCTGGCCCACCCCAAACCCGCGCCCGCCGCGACCTGCTGA
- a CDS encoding type II toxin-antitoxin system VapB family antitoxin: MIFKRIGSGRPYPDHGRETTRQWADVAPRPVRLDQLVTTKGQLDLETLLAEDSTFYGDLFAHVVKWQGDLYLEDGLHRAVRAALQQRQVLHARVLEMG; this comes from the coding sequence GTGATCTTCAAGCGCATCGGAAGCGGGCGGCCGTACCCCGACCACGGCAGGGAAACCACCCGGCAGTGGGCGGACGTAGCCCCGCGCCCGGTCCGGCTCGACCAGCTCGTGACCACCAAGGGACAGCTCGACCTCGAAACGCTGCTCGCCGAGGACTCGACCTTCTACGGCGACCTCTTCGCGCACGTCGTGAAGTGGCAGGGCGACCTGTACCTGGAGGACGGGCTGCACCGCGCCGTGCGCGCCGCGCTCCAGCAGCGCCAGGTGCTGCACGCGCGCGTCCTCGAAATGGGCTGA
- a CDS encoding helicase HerA-like domain-containing protein — MSESSHESGETTAADAADAADLIVAGYAFTGPALDLGALLWDGTCLPDHQIRIPLSMLNRHGLVAGATGTGKTKTLQLIAEQLSANGVPVFLADIKGDVSGISAPGVPGEKVQERARDVAQDWRATGHPSEFYSLGGIGPGIPVRATVTSFGPVLMSKVLQLNQTQEQSLGLIFHYADSKGLELIDLKDLRATVAFLVSDKGKPELKGIGGLSTVTAGVILRALTAFEQQGATEFFGEPEFDTSEFLRTAADGRGTVSVLELPAVQDKPQLFSTFLMWLLADLFNDLPEVGDLEQPKLVFFFDEAHLLFNGASKAFLDSITQTVRLIRSKGVGIFFVTQTPKDVPADVLAQLGNRVQHALRAFTPDDAKALKATVKTFPNSEYDLEELLTQLGTGEAVITVLSEKGAPTPVAATRLRAPQSLMGPIDGAALDQAVKASLLYSRYAEPVDRESAYEKISADQAAAEAEAEAAAAAAEAEKQAKEAEKAARSAPKPDPSLAEQVVGSGLFRSLARSIGTQLGREISRSLFGTAKRRR; from the coding sequence ATGAGCGAGAGCAGCCACGAGAGTGGCGAAACGACCGCCGCCGACGCCGCCGACGCCGCCGACCTGATCGTCGCCGGGTACGCCTTCACCGGACCGGCACTCGACCTGGGGGCGCTGCTCTGGGACGGGACCTGTCTGCCGGACCACCAGATCCGCATCCCGCTGTCCATGCTCAACCGTCACGGCCTGGTCGCGGGCGCGACCGGCACCGGCAAGACCAAGACCCTCCAGCTGATCGCCGAACAGCTCTCGGCGAACGGCGTGCCCGTCTTCCTCGCCGACATCAAAGGGGACGTCTCCGGCATCTCGGCCCCCGGAGTGCCCGGTGAGAAGGTCCAGGAGCGGGCCCGGGACGTCGCCCAGGACTGGCGGGCGACCGGCCACCCCAGCGAGTTCTATTCGCTGGGCGGCATCGGCCCCGGAATTCCGGTCCGGGCGACGGTGACCAGTTTCGGTCCGGTGCTGATGTCGAAGGTGCTCCAGCTCAACCAGACGCAGGAACAGTCGCTCGGCCTCATCTTCCATTACGCGGATTCCAAGGGCCTGGAACTCATCGACCTCAAGGACCTGCGGGCCACCGTCGCCTTCCTCGTCTCCGACAAGGGCAAACCCGAGCTGAAGGGAATCGGCGGCCTCTCGACGGTCACCGCCGGGGTGATCCTGCGCGCGCTGACGGCGTTCGAGCAGCAGGGCGCCACGGAGTTCTTCGGCGAGCCGGAATTCGACACCAGCGAATTCCTCCGTACGGCCGCGGACGGGCGGGGAACGGTCTCCGTCCTGGAGCTGCCCGCGGTCCAGGACAAACCGCAGCTCTTCTCCACCTTCCTCATGTGGCTGCTCGCGGACCTCTTCAACGACCTGCCGGAGGTCGGCGACCTGGAGCAGCCCAAACTCGTCTTCTTCTTCGACGAGGCGCACCTGCTCTTCAACGGCGCCTCGAAGGCGTTCCTCGATTCCATCACCCAGACGGTCCGGCTCATCCGTTCGAAGGGCGTCGGGATCTTCTTCGTGACCCAGACGCCGAAAGACGTGCCGGCCGATGTCCTCGCGCAGCTCGGCAACCGGGTCCAGCACGCGCTGCGCGCCTTCACCCCGGACGACGCGAAGGCGCTCAAGGCGACGGTGAAGACGTTCCCCAATTCGGAGTACGACCTGGAGGAACTGCTCACCCAGCTGGGCACGGGCGAGGCCGTCATCACCGTGCTCAGCGAGAAGGGCGCGCCCACCCCGGTGGCCGCCACCCGGCTGCGCGCCCCGCAGTCGCTGATGGGGCCGATCGACGGGGCCGCCCTGGACCAGGCGGTCAAGGCCTCGCTGCTCTACTCGCGCTACGCCGAGCCCGTCGACCGCGAATCGGCGTACGAGAAGATCAGCGCCGACCAGGCGGCGGCGGAGGCCGAGGCGGAGGCGGCGGCCGCGGCGGCGGAGGCCGAGAAGCAGGCGAAGGAGGCCGAGAAGGCGGCGCGCAGCGCCCCGAAGCCGGATCCCTCGCTGGCCGAACAGGTGGTGGGGAGCGGGCTGTTCCGCTCGCTGGCCCGCTCGATCGGCACCCAGCTGGGCCGGGAGATCTCCCGCTCCCTCTTCGGCACGGCCAAGCGCCGCCGCTGA
- the opcA gene encoding glucose-6-phosphate dehydrogenase assembly protein OpcA: MRTELTDTTSSQVNRALLEARRAVGSPTMGLVLTLVVVTDEENAYDAVRAASEASREHPCRIIAVIKRTSRGPHKLRQTRLDAELRVGSDAGSGEVVLLRLHGELTGHPGSVVLPLLVPDAPVVAWWPADAPADPARDPLGALAKRRITDAQTALDPVAILDERAAVYAPGDTDLAWTRLTPWRALLAAALDQKPLPVTGGSVESEADNPSAELLARWLEDRLGVPFTRVTTEGPVITRVRLETSGGEIRVDRPKGALATLVLPGSPDRTVALKIRNNAELIAEELRRLDADETYGSALRRRPLQAALSA; encoded by the coding sequence ATGCGGACCGAACTCACCGACACCACGTCCAGCCAGGTAAACCGGGCCCTCCTGGAGGCCCGGCGCGCCGTCGGCAGCCCGACCATGGGACTCGTCCTGACCCTGGTCGTGGTCACCGACGAGGAGAACGCCTACGACGCCGTCCGCGCGGCCTCGGAGGCCTCGCGCGAGCACCCGTGCCGGATCATCGCGGTCATCAAGCGGACCTCGCGCGGTCCGCACAAGCTGCGCCAGACCCGGCTCGACGCGGAGCTGCGGGTCGGCTCGGACGCGGGGAGCGGGGAGGTCGTGCTGCTGCGGCTGCACGGCGAGCTGACCGGACACCCGGGTTCCGTGGTGCTGCCGCTGCTGGTGCCGGACGCGCCCGTGGTGGCCTGGTGGCCCGCCGACGCCCCGGCCGATCCGGCCCGGGACCCGCTGGGCGCGCTGGCCAAGCGCCGGATCACCGACGCCCAGACGGCGCTGGACCCGGTCGCGATCCTGGACGAGCGCGCCGCCGTGTACGCCCCCGGGGACACCGACCTCGCGTGGACCCGGCTGACGCCCTGGCGGGCGCTGCTGGCCGCGGCCCTGGACCAGAAGCCGCTCCCGGTGACGGGCGGCTCGGTCGAGAGCGAGGCCGACAATCCGAGTGCCGAGCTGCTCGCCCGCTGGCTGGAGGACCGGCTCGGGGTGCCCTTCACCCGCGTGACGACCGAGGGCCCCGTCATCACCCGGGTCCGGCTGGAGACCTCGGGCGGCGAGATCCGGGTGGACCGGCCCAAGGGGGCACTGGCCACGCTGGTGCTGCCGGGGAGTCCGGACCGTACCGTCGCGCTGAAGATCCGCAACAACGCGGAGCTGATCGCGGAGGAGCTGCGCCGCCTCGACGCGGACGAGACCTACGGCTCGGCGCTGCGCCGGCGGCCGCTCCAGGCGGCGCTCTCGGCGTAG
- a CDS encoding cupin domain-containing protein: MNTETAQRAPHLPHLTRSATAESICDAPGSLITLLADSDTTGGALTCNTAVFEEGAAGAPVHFHTKATEFFFVTAGQLDVLVGDEVQTLGKGDFLAVPPGIKHAFAPAAGHTAEVLVGFTPGMGRFDYYRLLGRVNAGEATVQDIKDSSPVYDNHYAESAAWSGRRRSAEP; the protein is encoded by the coding sequence ATGAACACGGAAACCGCACAGCGCGCCCCGCACCTGCCGCACCTGACCCGCTCCGCCACCGCCGAGAGCATCTGCGACGCCCCCGGCAGCCTGATCACGCTGCTCGCCGACTCCGACACCACCGGCGGCGCGCTGACCTGCAACACCGCGGTCTTCGAGGAGGGCGCGGCCGGCGCCCCGGTGCACTTCCACACCAAGGCGACCGAGTTCTTCTTCGTGACCGCGGGACAGCTGGACGTGCTCGTCGGCGACGAGGTGCAGACCCTCGGCAAGGGCGACTTCCTCGCCGTGCCGCCCGGCATCAAGCACGCCTTCGCGCCCGCCGCCGGACACACCGCCGAGGTGCTCGTCGGTTTCACGCCCGGCATGGGCCGCTTCGACTACTACCGGCTGCTCGGCCGGGTCAACGCGGGCGAGGCCACCGTCCAGGACATCAAGGACTCCTCGCCCGTGTACGACAACCACTACGCCGAGAGCGCCGCCTGGAGCGGCCGCCGGCGCAGCGCCGAGCCGTAG
- a CDS encoding HhH-GPD-type base excision DNA repair protein, which yields MDITMRLAQQPEADALLGRSPLAALVGMLLDQQVPMEWAFAGPYTIAQRMGTDDLDAHAIAAQDPEAFAALLSQKPAVHRYPAAMAKRVQQLCAYLVEHYDGDAAALWTGVGTGAELLERLKALPGFGEQKARIFLALLGKRLGVRPKGWREAAGGYGAAGVYRSAADITGPESLAKVRAHKQEMKAAAKAAAGGTGDTAGN from the coding sequence ATGGACATCACGATGCGCCTCGCCCAGCAGCCGGAAGCCGACGCGCTGCTCGGGCGCAGCCCCCTGGCCGCGCTCGTCGGCATGCTGCTGGACCAGCAGGTACCGATGGAGTGGGCCTTCGCCGGTCCCTACACGATCGCCCAGCGGATGGGGACGGACGATCTGGACGCGCACGCCATCGCCGCCCAGGACCCGGAGGCCTTCGCGGCGCTGCTGTCGCAGAAGCCGGCCGTGCACCGCTATCCGGCGGCGATGGCGAAGCGGGTGCAGCAGCTGTGCGCGTATCTGGTGGAGCACTACGACGGGGACGCGGCCGCGCTGTGGACCGGCGTCGGGACCGGCGCCGAGCTGCTCGAACGCCTCAAGGCGCTGCCGGGCTTCGGCGAGCAGAAGGCCCGGATCTTCCTGGCGCTGCTGGGCAAGCGGCTCGGCGTACGGCCGAAGGGGTGGCGGGAGGCGGCGGGCGGTTACGGGGCGGCCGGGGTGTACCGGTCCGCCGCCGACATCACCGGGCCGGAGTCGCTCGCGAAGGTCCGGGCGCACAAGCAGGAGATGAAGGCGGCGGCCAAGGCGGCTGCCGGTGGGACCGGGGATACGGCTGGGAATTGA
- a CDS encoding VOC family protein: MTEFPEGAPCWVDAMFTDVEGAKSFYGAVLGWTFGESSSEYGNYTQAYADGKAVAAVVPPMPGQEATSQWCLYFASPDAAATAGKIKAAGGEVLMEPMQVGSFGTMAIAKEPSGAVFGVWQPGDHKGFEKVAEPGAYCWAEVFTRDPAAADAFLPKVFPYTAHQVDLGDGPEMAGMDFKVFSVGGPDNPVLGRMNMGSEFPPEIPSYVQVYFTVPDCDAAVAKTTELGGMLHFGPMDSPFGRFAAVTDPQGAALALIDITTTVGEMPKMG, from the coding sequence ATGACTGAATTCCCGGAAGGCGCACCGTGCTGGGTGGACGCGATGTTCACCGATGTGGAGGGTGCCAAGAGCTTCTACGGCGCGGTGCTGGGCTGGACTTTCGGTGAGTCCTCCAGCGAGTACGGCAACTACACGCAGGCCTACGCCGACGGCAAGGCGGTGGCGGCCGTCGTCCCGCCGATGCCGGGGCAGGAGGCCACCTCGCAGTGGTGCCTGTACTTCGCCTCGCCCGACGCGGCCGCGACCGCCGGGAAGATCAAGGCGGCGGGCGGCGAGGTGCTGATGGAGCCGATGCAGGTCGGCAGCTTCGGCACGATGGCGATCGCGAAGGAGCCGAGCGGCGCGGTCTTCGGCGTCTGGCAGCCGGGGGACCACAAGGGCTTCGAGAAGGTCGCGGAGCCGGGCGCCTACTGCTGGGCGGAGGTCTTCACCCGCGATCCGGCCGCGGCGGACGCCTTCCTGCCGAAGGTCTTCCCCTATACCGCGCACCAGGTCGACCTCGGTGACGGTCCCGAGATGGCGGGCATGGACTTCAAGGTCTTCAGCGTGGGCGGCCCGGACAACCCGGTGCTGGGCCGGATGAACATGGGCTCAGAGTTCCCGCCGGAGATCCCCTCGTACGTCCAGGTCTACTTCACCGTCCCGGACTGTGACGCGGCGGTCGCGAAGACCACGGAACTCGGCGGGATGCTGCACTTCGGCCCGATGGACAGCCCCTTCGGCCGCTTCGCGGCGGTCACCGACCCCCAGGGCGCGGCCCTGGCCCTGATCGACATCACCACGACGGTGGGTGAGATGCCGAAGATGGGCTGA
- a CDS encoding helix-turn-helix domain-containing protein, translating to MALTQLSADPRPTYGVQHANVRLTSRFTVLGNQLLQDPGLSMTARGLAGYIQSLRPGVPISIEALAKVAPEGKIRIASALRELEAAGYLKRVREQLPDGTYVTRTISYNHPRAMTRQAAAPRPAPKPKPAPEPVPQAPEPEPEPEPVQPEPVPQAPEPEPEPVQPEPAPEPEAAPEPEPEPEAPEPEPEATPHSAAVRRASTDILIRLRRVDSRLLLGARDIESLAPRVEPWLERASPDAIIAVLTARLPHALENPAGLIAHRLREQLPPRLEPERRRANYVPPDPFQSCVTCDLAYRAPAPGGQCRDCREDGLSPSSASHPPSW from the coding sequence ATGGCTCTGACGCAGCTTAGCGCTGACCCCCGCCCGACGTACGGCGTTCAACACGCCAACGTCCGGCTCACGTCCCGGTTCACCGTCCTCGGCAACCAACTGCTCCAGGATCCCGGGCTGTCGATGACCGCGCGCGGGCTCGCCGGGTACATCCAGTCGCTGCGCCCCGGCGTCCCGATCAGCATCGAAGCGCTGGCCAAGGTGGCTCCCGAGGGGAAGATCCGGATCGCCTCGGCGCTGCGCGAGCTGGAGGCCGCCGGGTACCTGAAGCGGGTACGGGAACAGCTGCCCGACGGCACCTATGTCACCCGCACGATTTCCTACAACCACCCCCGCGCGATGACGCGGCAGGCAGCGGCGCCGCGTCCGGCCCCGAAACCGAAGCCCGCGCCCGAGCCCGTACCGCAGGCGCCCGAGCCGGAGCCGGAGCCGGAGCCCGTACAGCCCGAGCCCGTACCGCAGGCACCGGAGCCCGAGCCCGAGCCCGTACAGCCTGAGCCCGCCCCGGAACCAGAGGCAGCACCGGAACCGGAACCGGAGCCGGAGGCACCGGAGCCGGAGCCGGAGGCGACACCGCACTCGGCCGCCGTGCGCCGGGCGTCCACGGACATCCTCATCCGGCTACGCCGCGTCGACAGCCGGCTGTTGCTCGGCGCGCGCGACATCGAGAGCCTCGCGCCCCGGGTCGAGCCCTGGCTGGAGCGCGCGAGCCCGGACGCGATCATCGCCGTACTGACCGCCCGGCTCCCGCATGCGCTCGAAAACCCCGCCGGGCTGATCGCCCACCGGCTCCGGGAGCAGTTGCCGCCGCGCCTGGAACCCGAACGCAGGCGGGCCAACTACGTGCCCCCGGACCCCTTCCAGTCCTGTGTGACGTGTGACCTCGCCTACCGCGCTCCGGCTCCCGGCGGCCAATGCCGCGACTGCCGGGAGGACGGCCTCAGCCCATCTTCGGCATCTCACCCACCGTCGTGGTGA